The DNA segment ACTTCGAAATTGATTCTTGTATTGTATCCACCCTTGATCGCGTAATTGTCCATAGTTCACTCTCCAATATTATGTCGTATTAGTAGTATACATAGctgaatatattataattatgtcAAATTCTATAATTTTCTTGAATAAAAACATGTTTGCCACCCCAGGATCTAAAAGTGATTTTGCAATATTTATAGTGATTTTGTACCTTGAATTTAATTTTGAGTAGTCACTGTTGGGCAGGAGCAGCTAAAAGTAAGTGTGACTCCATTAATTGGACGTAACTACCCCAACCAAATTCAGTTTACATCCTTTTCCTTATTTTTCAACTGTATTTCGCTCGCGCTATTATAAACTCACTACCCTTTTCAATTTTCATTATATGTAGCCAAGTAAAGTAAATCTTGGGATTACAAATTAGCTACCTATTTTCATCATagcaataataataacaacaataataataaatataatttatatagttAATTTTCATGTGAAATATAATCATATCTGAAGTAGGTTATTCGTTTGAAAATTAATAATACACTGTTTGtatttcaaaaacaaaacatctcttttaaaaatctgaaagaataaataaaatggaGAGAGACGGTGCAACTAACTCTTCACATGAGCATGCCCAAATGGCCAAATCTTACCAAATTGtatgtttattatgttttttaaagctgtaataataataataataataataataataataataataataataataataatatatcatcGATGCAGGAGACCTAATCTTCAACCGTACCCCTAGGCCTAGCTATCCCGTTTGAACCAAATAATTTTACACAAAAAGTCTTGTCGTTTCATTTTATGGATTAATTTTATAAGgtaaattttaaattgaattaaatttataaaaaaatattattttttatttcaattaaatatattattttcacTTTGTATAAACATCAAATTGAATTGTCTAATGGGGTTTTGTACATGCTGCCCACACGATAGTGTCCTGTGGACAACGTGTACTCTCATGATTGATCCAAATCAATGGATCTTATGTTAGTCCCACTGatttggaccaatcaaaacttGCCACACTATCCTGTGGGTAGCATCGTACAGTTCCGTCTAATGGATTATTCAACAGTAGACCTACAGATgagtttaaaatttcaaatacaaaTAAACACCTCACACACAAGACACACACAGAGAGAGACACCTCTCtataaaacacacacacaacatATTCACAATTggctcacacacacacatcgTCTCTTTAATTTCCCTATTCGCCAATGGCTTCCTCTGTGGCCATGAAACTCTCAGTCATCCTCTTCCTTACCCTGTTTTCCTCCATGAAAACACAAGCAAGAGACAGCCAGTTCTTCAACAAAGTTTCCTCCGATGTTGTCCCAAACCAACAACAACCCGCCGCCGCCACTGTTGCTCCAAACAAAGAGCAACCTCTCAACAACCCACAGCAAGAACCCACTTTCCTGCCGGAAAACGAAAACGGCTACGGCCTTTACGGCCACGAAGCTGGCCAACTTCCTCcttccaccaccaccaccacctccACGCCCGCTTTCTCCCAAGAAATCCCCAACAAACACCTCCCAAAGAACTACAACCCGGTGGCCTATGTGACAGAACCAGAAAACGTAGACGACAGCAGCAACTCCTTCTCCGAAGACACTTACGCCAACAACAACAACGGAAACTACTACAACAACGACGCCCGAAACTACAACGACAACCGTGCGCCGCAAGAATACCAATTCCAGACAGGGCAACCAAAGTACAGAAGCTACACCGCCAACACCTTCACCGCGAACAGCAGATACAGCAACGACAACTTCAACTACAACGGCGGCAGCAGCTTCAACAGCGGCCCACAAGGATTATCCGACGCCGAGTTCGACGGCCGCGAGTACAATGGCGTCCAAGAAAGCAGCTTCCAGCCACAGGGGATGAGCGACACCAGATCCCTCGAAAATGGCAAGTACTATTACGACGTAAACAACGAGAAATACAGCGAAAACCACCCCTATGAAAGCTTGAATGGGGTTCGGGACAACAATTACAGGAACAACTATGGAAACAGTTACCAGAGCCAGTATGAGTTCCCAAATGAACAGAATTTGCCTTGAAATGAGAAtagattaattatatatatttacagtCTCGCCATTAATTAATGGGTTTCAAACGTATAGGTTTGATTCATATTGAAACTACAGATCATCAtgtgtttttcattttttttttccagctTGTTTTTTGTTTCTCTTTTGATTCTCCAAAGTTTAAAAATGCGTGGATGAAATCTTGGATTTTTGGATTCTGTAATGGCCTGAAGACTTTATTTCAATAAATTGTACATTAATTGTTATAaattataatcatatatatatatagagagtttTGAGTTGATAGTTTAGATTCGATTTCATATCTAGTATACAAATTTTGGTGTCGGTCCTTTCAATTAATTCGTGTTTTGGTGATTTAAGCATTCAAATTTGGGGGTTATCATGTAATTTGGTTGAGAAATCTATGATAGTGTTTTAACGTGACATTGAACATGTTAGTGTTTTTCGATGTTAAACGAGGATAAAAAGCCAAAAATAtggtttaattattgtttttttttcaaattaatgtTG comes from the Henckelia pumila isolate YLH828 chromosome 1, ASM3356847v2, whole genome shotgun sequence genome and includes:
- the LOC140874959 gene encoding uncharacterized protein, with product MASSVAMKLSVILFLTLFSSMKTQARDSQFFNKVSSDVVPNQQQPAAATVAPNKEQPLNNPQQEPTFLPENENGYGLYGHEAGQLPPSTTTTTSTPAFSQEIPNKHLPKNYNPVAYVTEPENVDDSSNSFSEDTYANNNNGNYYNNDARNYNDNRAPQEYQFQTGQPKYRSYTANTFTANSRYSNDNFNYNGGSSFNSGPQGLSDAEFDGREYNGVQESSFQPQGMSDTRSLENGKYYYDVNNEKYSENHPYESLNGVRDNNYRNNYGNSYQSQYEFPNEQNLP